One segment of Panicum virgatum strain AP13 chromosome 1K, P.virgatum_v5, whole genome shotgun sequence DNA contains the following:
- the LOC120709020 gene encoding uncharacterized protein LOC120709020, which produces MKCNVLYVYCVRHIIYCNNVIGYALGHAAMSGDVSRAAWNSTYEKGLVEILHEYKDNPKYKGQNGWSSEGWRIITAKFNESFPIAHFTKQQIQEKEKELKGNYRTLRDAKKESGNGWNESLCMILAEPKIWEKLIKNHPKVAKFHKKPFPLFYQLEALYEGSIATGNLNFTSIQQKDPFDDAPMAAPKVAPMAAPRVAPMAAPTVAPMAAPAERSISEQSFHSDLRDFGNNSYASSFDGQGTSSARNEQNEAQSAPSEGGSGRKRKQSHIGSALEDYVEFKKSQTSKTLEALNEKKKRAEEFCFEKCADQVDSINELTNDEKSYAMELFESDTNREVFMKTKNPEVRLIWLKRKIRALAANSA; this is translated from the exons ATGAAATGTAATGTACTCTATGTGTACTGTGTAAGACATATTATATATTGTAATAATGTCATTGGATATGCTTTGGGACATGCAGCCATGTCAGGTGATGTTTCAAGGGCTGCTTGGAACTCCACATACGAGAAAGGGCTTGTTGAAATATTACATGAGTACAAGGATAACCCAAAATACAAAGGTCAGAATGGTTGGTCATCAGAAGGGTGGAGGATTATCACAGCCAAGTTCAATGAGAGCTTTCCCATAGCTCACTTCACAAAGCAACAAATTCAAGAAAAGGAGAAGGAGCTTAAAGGTAACTACAGGACACTAAGAGATGCTAAAAAGGAAAGTGGTAATGGCTGGAATGAATCTTTGTGCATGATACTTGCCGAACCAAAAATCTGGGAGAAGTTAATTAAG AACCATCCGAAAGTAGCAAAGTTTCACAAAAAGCCATTTCCTCTCTTTTACCAATTGGAAGCACTATATGAAG GAAGTATTGCCACAGGGAATCTAAACTTCACTTCAATTCAGCAAAAGGATCCTTTTGACGATGCTCCTATGGCTGCTCCAAAGGTTGCTCCTATGGCTGCTCCAAGGGTTGCTCCTATGGCTGCTCCAACTGTTGCTCCTATGGCTGCTCCTGCTGAGAGAAGTATCTCGGAACAAAGCTTCCACAGTGATCTTAGAGACTTTGGCAATAATTCGTATGCTTCAAGTTTTGATGGCCAAGGGACCTCAAGTGCACGCAATGAACAAAATGAAGCTCAATCCGCTCCAAGTGAAGGAGGAAGTGGGAGAAAGCGTAAGCAAAGTCACATTGGATCTGCACTTGAGGATTATGTGGAGTTTAAAAAGAGTCAAACAAGCAAAACTTTGGAAGCTCTGAATGAAAAGAAAAAGCGTGCTGAGGAATTTTGTTTTGAGAAGTGTGCTGATCAAGTGGATTCTATaaatgaattaacaaatgatgAGAAGTCATATGCTATGGAGCTCTTTGAATCTGATACAAACAGAGAAGTGTTCATGAAGACCAAAAATCCTGAAGTTCGTCTAATTTGGCTAAAGAGAAAAATCAG AGCACTTGCTGCAAACAGTGCATAG
- the LOC120709036 gene encoding E3 ubiquitin-protein ligase PRT1-like isoform X2: MASDGHPPEPGKKEEVAATAAGPGANDLDDPQFMCCVCLDLLYKPVVISCGHMSCFWCVHKAMHIFRESKCAVCRQPYKHFPSICQLMHHLILKLEPADYKRREKEVLEEEKRIETYSPQIIEFLNSKNNVGNNGENRNEDSKTRPPQEASLNGSIVDVHSKKIKLEDVSCPLCKEMLYQPAVLNCGHVYCVSCLPCLNEEALKCHVCGSLHPGDFPNVCLDLDHFLEEYFPAEYESRGQKFQSKKGECNREGSSSGASSTKRSSRAHRVEDISNIHIGVGCDSCGAYPIRGKRYKCKDCTELIGFDLCEACYNSSSKLPGRFNQQHTPDHRMELDNSALLQRFLRFPPEEGQQELMMEEAVVVPGAMLELVFDNQGMAGNDGGPGDAAMGEAVGAPGDMLHIIIDDQEGMGDNGEEDQEA, from the exons atggCCTCCGACGGCCACCCGCCGGAGCcggggaagaaggaggaggtcgccgccaccgccgccgggcctGGGGCCAACGATTTGGACGATCCGCAGTTCATGTGCTGCGTCTGCCT GGATCTTCTGTACAAACCAGTTGTTATCT CATGTGGCCATATGTCATGTTTCTGGTGTGTCCACAAAGCTATGCATATCTTCCGGGAATCAAAGTGTGCCGTGTGTAGGCAGCCCTATAAACATTTTCCAAGTATCTGCCAGCTCATGCATCACTTAATCCTAAAGCTTGAACCTGCAGACTACAAAAGAAGGGAAAAAGAAGTACTAG AGGAAGAGAAGCGTATAGAAACATACTCTCCCCAAATCATTGAGTTTTTAAACTCCAAGAACAATG TTGGAAACAATGGGGAGAACAGAAATGAAGACAGTAAAACTCGACCTCCACAAGAAGCTTCCTTGAATGGCAGCATTGTGGATGTGCACTCAAAGAAAATTAAGTTGGAGGATGTTTCATGCCCTCTCTGTAAGGAGATGCTGTATCAACCTGCTGTTCTCAATTGTGGTCATG TGTATTGTGTATCCTGTTTGCCTTGCTTGAATGAGGAAGCACTCAAATGCCATGTTTGTGGAAGTCTTCACCCTGGAGATTTCCCTAATGTTTGCCTGGACCTTGATCATTTCCTGGAAGAATATTTTCCAGCGGAATATGAATCGAGAGGGCAAAAATTTCAGTCTAAGAAGGGTGAATGCAACCGTGAAGGATCATCTTCAG GTGCTTCAAGTACAAAACGAAGCAGCAGGGCACATCGTGTTGAGGACATATCAAATATTCACATTGGCGTTGGATGTGACTCATGTGGG GCATATCCGATACGTGGTAAGAGATACAAATGCAAGGACTGCACCGAGCTAATTGGCTTCGACCTTTGCGAAGCCTGCTACAACTCCAGTTCAAAACTTCCAGGACGCTTTAATCAGCAGCATACCCCTGACCACAGAATGGAACTTGACAATTCAGCACTCTTGCAAAGGTTCCTGAGGTTTCCACCCGAGGAGGGACAGCAGGAGCTGATGATGGAAGAGGCGGTTGTTGTTCCTGGCGCTATGCTTGAGTTAGTCTTTGACAATCAAGGAATGGCGGGCAATGATGGGGGTCCAGGAGATGCGGCCATGGGGGAAGCGGTTGGTGCTCCTGGCGATATGTTGCACATAATCATCGATGACCAAGAAGGAATGGGAGACAACGGTGAGGAGGATCAGGAGGCCTAA
- the LOC120709036 gene encoding E3 ubiquitin-protein ligase PRT1-like isoform X1: MASDGHPPEPGKKEEVAATAAGPGANDLDDPQFMCCVCLDLLYKPVVISCGHMSCFWCVHKAMHIFRESKCAVCRQPYKHFPSICQLMHHLILKLEPADYKRREKEVLEEEKRIETYSPQIIEFLNSKNNEVGNNGENRNEDSKTRPPQEASLNGSIVDVHSKKIKLEDVSCPLCKEMLYQPAVLNCGHVYCVSCLPCLNEEALKCHVCGSLHPGDFPNVCLDLDHFLEEYFPAEYESRGQKFQSKKGECNREGSSSGASSTKRSSRAHRVEDISNIHIGVGCDSCGAYPIRGKRYKCKDCTELIGFDLCEACYNSSSKLPGRFNQQHTPDHRMELDNSALLQRFLRFPPEEGQQELMMEEAVVVPGAMLELVFDNQGMAGNDGGPGDAAMGEAVGAPGDMLHIIIDDQEGMGDNGEEDQEA, from the exons atggCCTCCGACGGCCACCCGCCGGAGCcggggaagaaggaggaggtcgccgccaccgccgccgggcctGGGGCCAACGATTTGGACGATCCGCAGTTCATGTGCTGCGTCTGCCT GGATCTTCTGTACAAACCAGTTGTTATCT CATGTGGCCATATGTCATGTTTCTGGTGTGTCCACAAAGCTATGCATATCTTCCGGGAATCAAAGTGTGCCGTGTGTAGGCAGCCCTATAAACATTTTCCAAGTATCTGCCAGCTCATGCATCACTTAATCCTAAAGCTTGAACCTGCAGACTACAAAAGAAGGGAAAAAGAAGTACTAG AGGAAGAGAAGCGTATAGAAACATACTCTCCCCAAATCATTGAGTTTTTAAACTCCAAGAACAATG AAGTTGGAAACAATGGGGAGAACAGAAATGAAGACAGTAAAACTCGACCTCCACAAGAAGCTTCCTTGAATGGCAGCATTGTGGATGTGCACTCAAAGAAAATTAAGTTGGAGGATGTTTCATGCCCTCTCTGTAAGGAGATGCTGTATCAACCTGCTGTTCTCAATTGTGGTCATG TGTATTGTGTATCCTGTTTGCCTTGCTTGAATGAGGAAGCACTCAAATGCCATGTTTGTGGAAGTCTTCACCCTGGAGATTTCCCTAATGTTTGCCTGGACCTTGATCATTTCCTGGAAGAATATTTTCCAGCGGAATATGAATCGAGAGGGCAAAAATTTCAGTCTAAGAAGGGTGAATGCAACCGTGAAGGATCATCTTCAG GTGCTTCAAGTACAAAACGAAGCAGCAGGGCACATCGTGTTGAGGACATATCAAATATTCACATTGGCGTTGGATGTGACTCATGTGGG GCATATCCGATACGTGGTAAGAGATACAAATGCAAGGACTGCACCGAGCTAATTGGCTTCGACCTTTGCGAAGCCTGCTACAACTCCAGTTCAAAACTTCCAGGACGCTTTAATCAGCAGCATACCCCTGACCACAGAATGGAACTTGACAATTCAGCACTCTTGCAAAGGTTCCTGAGGTTTCCACCCGAGGAGGGACAGCAGGAGCTGATGATGGAAGAGGCGGTTGTTGTTCCTGGCGCTATGCTTGAGTTAGTCTTTGACAATCAAGGAATGGCGGGCAATGATGGGGGTCCAGGAGATGCGGCCATGGGGGAAGCGGTTGGTGCTCCTGGCGATATGTTGCACATAATCATCGATGACCAAGAAGGAATGGGAGACAACGGTGAGGAGGATCAGGAGGCCTAA